In Hypomesus transpacificus isolate Combined female chromosome 4, fHypTra1, whole genome shotgun sequence, the following are encoded in one genomic region:
- the LOC124467419 gene encoding E3 ubiquitin-protein ligase TRIM71-like yields MASFPDSDLQTCPLCKELCGSNAPISSNSSTSSSSSHTSSSSSITSRRLLVLPCLHAFCRQCLEGQRSPGDPLKLRCPTCNQKVSISEAGMDSLPSSNFLFSNLLDVVVSSEEQLHNKNGLHRGVIGSGVPGFHHSHGSLLRPHCLGIPQCSSCDEENPATSHCLDCQDYLCDNCVRAHQRVRLTKDHFIELLGEGLHLGPPTNISPNQGVSLAQSLQSNFALLSLFQDRMSFCQHHDNEVFLFFCETCSVPICRECSVGRHIGHSFVYLQDAVQDSRTITIQLLADAQQGRQAVQLSMEKAQAMPGQAGPQNQPNPQLEGPIAGELLLTPQWTAAAHDGFNPPFCVCIVVIKS; encoded by the exons ATGgcttcctttcccgactcggacCTGCAGACGTGCCCGCTCTGTAAAGAGCTCTGCGGCTCCAACGCTCCAAtttcctccaactcctccacctcctcctcttcctcacacacctcttcctcttcctccatcacctccaggcGGTTGCTagtcctcccctgcctccacgCCTTTTGCAGACAGTGTCTGGAGGGCCAAAGAAGCCCTGGAGACCCCCTGAAGCTCCGATGCCCCACCTGCAACCAGAAAGTGTCCATCTCTGAGGCCGGCATGGATTCTCTGCCCTCTTCCAACTTCTTGTTCAGCAACTTGCTGGATGTGGTGGTGAGCTCCGAGGAGCAGCTCCACAACAAGAACGGCCTCCACAGGGGAGTGATCGGAAGTGGCGTCCCGGGCTTCCACCACTCCCACGGGAGCCTGCTGAGGCCCCACTGCCTGGGGATCCCCCAGTGCAGCTCCTGTGACGAGGAGAACCCTGCCACCTCCCACTGCCTGGACTGCCAAGACTACCTGTGCGACAACTGTGTGAGGGCCCACCAGAGGGTCCGGCTGACCAAGGACCACTTCATCGAGCTCCTGGGAGAAGGCCTCCACCTTGGGCCCCCGACCAACATCAGCCCCAACCAGGGAGTGTCCCTGGCACAGTCCCTCCAGTCCAACTTCGCCCTGCTTTCCCTCTTCCAGGACCGCATGAGCTTCTGCCAGCACCATGACAACGAG gtgttcCTGTTCTTCTGTGAGACCTGCTCGGTGCCCATCTGTAGAGAGTGCAGCGTGGGCCGCCACATCGGCCACAGCTTTGTGTACCTCCAGGACGCCGTCCAGGACTCCAGGACCATCACCATCCAACTGCTGGCTGACGCCCAGCAGGGGCGCCAggctgtacag CTGAGTATGGAGAAGGCGCAGGCCATG CCAGGCCAGGCGGGCCCTCAGAACCAGCCCAACCCCCAGCTGGAGGGCCCCATAGCTGGGGAGCTTCTCCTGACACCACAGTGGACCGCTGCTGCTCATGATGGATTCAACCCCcctttctgtgtgtgcatcGTGGTCATCAAATCTTAA